A single region of the Bacillota bacterium genome encodes:
- a CDS encoding CoA protein activase, protein MKVTFPHMGNLYICIKVLMEELGIDYVIPPFTSKRTLEIGTRHVPECACLPLKITTGNLIEAYQVGADTVLMAGGCGPCRFGYYCEMYREILKDLNYNMNVITLEPPNGNMVKLLQRIKNLLGGFNLYKILKAIKNTTQVAIEVDEVECLASKIRPRELEKGDVDKIYKKFQKDVIAAKGIEQIKKLIRDAKNNLLKVKTDEKANPLKIGIVGEIYTTIDYYTNFDIQSKLGAIGVETHRYVTISDWITEHIVKNALRLPRNLSYAHAAKPYLGKMIGGHARETIGNTILYAQQGYDGVIQIYPFTCMPEIVAESILPAVERDFDIPVLTLIIDEMTGEAGYFTRIEAFVDLLHRRKEKGTVDFRYILSGD, encoded by the coding sequence ATGAAAGTAACTTTTCCCCATATGGGGAATCTATATATTTGTATTAAAGTTTTAATGGAGGAATTAGGTATAGACTATGTAATTCCTCCTTTTACAAGTAAAAGAACTTTAGAAATCGGGACCAGGCATGTACCTGAATGTGCGTGCCTTCCTCTTAAGATTACTACGGGGAATTTGATTGAAGCTTACCAGGTGGGAGCTGACACTGTATTAATGGCCGGTGGGTGCGGGCCTTGCAGGTTTGGTTACTATTGTGAAATGTACAGGGAGATTTTAAAAGATTTAAATTATAATATGAATGTTATAACACTGGAACCACCTAATGGAAATATGGTGAAACTTTTACAGAGAATAAAGAATCTATTGGGAGGATTTAATTTATACAAAATACTGAAAGCAATAAAAAATACCACTCAAGTTGCCATAGAAGTTGATGAAGTTGAGTGCTTGGCATCTAAAATACGTCCACGTGAACTGGAAAAAGGGGATGTAGATAAAATATACAAAAAATTTCAAAAGGATGTTATAGCAGCAAAAGGTATAGAACAAATTAAAAAACTGATAAGAGACGCCAAGAATAATCTCTTGAAAGTAAAAACCGATGAAAAAGCAAATCCTTTGAAGATAGGAATAGTAGGAGAGATTTATACTACTATTGACTATTACACGAATTTTGATATTCAATCGAAGCTTGGAGCTATAGGGGTTGAGACACACCGTTACGTAACCATTAGTGATTGGATAACAGAGCATATCGTCAAAAATGCTCTCAGACTTCCCAGGAATTTAAGTTATGCCCACGCAGCAAAGCCTTATTTGGGGAAAATGATAGGCGGCCATGCCAGGGAGACAATAGGAAATACTATATTGTATGCACAACAAGGATATGATGGTGTTATTCAGATTTATCCCTTTACATGCATGCCTGAAATTGTGGCTGAAAGTATACTGCCTGCTGTTGAAAGAGATTTTGATATTCCTGTCCTAACATTAATAATTGATGAAATGACGGGAGAAGCAGGGTATTTTACACGGATAGAAGCATTTGTTGATTTACTTCACAGAAGGAAGGAGAAAGGAACAGTTGACTTTAGATACATATTATCTGGGGATTGA
- a CDS encoding transposase translates to MDTKENILKQIFFDENKNWDRFVKLHGKNIREVVIEEVEKFRLCGEKEAGFSLFACDCCGETKVVPHRCKGRFCSVCATGYMQEWSRKTAENMYDIPHRHIMFTLPEEMWEIFLRRRDLLKDLMDISVDLLQDWFKKREKVEVGMMVGLHTFGATMNFNPHVHVLLTEGGLTNDGRMKRVGFIPYEMLRKRWQYCVIKMLRKKLSGRDKERYGKVLGKTYSNNDEGFVVYGPPNKRKVGIKEQIGYIGRYIRRPAIALRRILSYDGKTVTFKYFDKKENKEKTETIDVMEFIARIIRHIPDRNFKTIRYYGLYSRRNKAKVDKILKVKKNKIPKKSWKEKVEAGTGKNPLMCPRCEVEMEYKGEVCLKNGKLVITYAKCAKARRCLEGLIGYEPPRKKKIAKGRRKEKMVKINPKQQQIDGQIHLLAM, encoded by the coding sequence ATGGATACGAAAGAAAATATATTAAAGCAAATATTTTTTGATGAGAATAAAAACTGGGACAGATTTGTAAAACTGCACGGTAAAAACATAAGGGAGGTAGTAATTGAAGAAGTAGAGAAATTCCGGTTGTGTGGTGAGAAAGAAGCAGGGTTCAGCCTGTTTGCGTGTGATTGTTGTGGTGAGACAAAAGTAGTGCCCCATCGTTGTAAGGGAAGATTTTGCAGTGTTTGTGCAACAGGATATATGCAGGAATGGAGCAGGAAAACGGCAGAGAATATGTATGACATTCCACATAGGCATATCATGTTCACACTTCCTGAGGAGATGTGGGAAATATTTCTAAGACGTCGAGATCTGCTAAAAGACTTAATGGATATATCAGTTGACTTATTGCAGGACTGGTTTAAAAAAAGAGAAAAAGTAGAAGTTGGTATGATGGTGGGGCTTCACACGTTTGGAGCTACAATGAATTTTAATCCTCATGTACATGTATTACTTACAGAGGGTGGGTTAACAAATGATGGTAGGATGAAACGAGTTGGTTTCATCCCATATGAAATGTTGAGAAAAAGATGGCAGTACTGCGTAATAAAAATGCTAAGAAAGAAGTTATCGGGCCGTGACAAAGAAAGATACGGGAAGGTATTAGGCAAGACATACAGTAATAATGATGAGGGGTTTGTGGTATATGGACCGCCAAACAAAAGGAAAGTAGGGATAAAGGAGCAGATTGGTTATATAGGCAGATATATAAGGAGGCCGGCAATAGCTTTAAGAAGGATATTGTCATATGATGGCAAGACAGTAACATTCAAATATTTTGATAAAAAAGAAAATAAGGAGAAAACAGAGACAATAGATGTAATGGAATTTATAGCAAGGATAATAAGGCATATACCGGACAGGAATTTTAAAACGATAAGGTATTATGGGTTATATTCAAGGAGAAACAAGGCAAAAGTAGATAAAATACTCAAAGTAAAAAAGAATAAAATACCCAAAAAGAGCTGGAAGGAAAAAGTTGAGGCGGGAACAGGGAAGAATCCGCTGATGTGTCCAAGATGTGAAGTAGAAATGGAATATAAGGGCGAGGTATGTTTGAAGAATGGTAAATTAGTGATAACATATGCAAAGTGTGCGAAGGCCCGACGATGTTTGGAGGGATTGATAGGATATGAACCGCCAAGAAAAAAGAAGATTGCAAAGGGAAGAAGAAAAGAGAAAATGGTTAAAATCAACCCAAAACAGCAGCAAATCGACGGTCAGATTCATTTGCTTGCAATGTAA
- the fba gene encoding class II fructose-1,6-bisphosphate aldolase — MPLVTSKEMFKKAYEGGYAIGAFNVNNMEIIQGITEAAKEVNAPLILQVSAGARKYAKHIYLMKLVEAALEDTGLPICLHLDHGEDFEICKACIDGGFTSVMIDGSKYPLGENIRLTKQVVDYAHSKGVVVEGELGRLSGIEDAINVSEADAAFTKPEEVEEFVKATGVDSLAIAIGTSHGAYKFKGEPRLRFDILEEVQKRLPGFPIVLHGASSVIPELIDDINKYGGKMPGAKGVPEEMLRKAASMAVCKINIDSDLRLAMTASIRKHFAEHPEDFDPRKYLGPARAAIKELVKHKLINVLGCAGKA, encoded by the coding sequence ATGCCGTTGGTTACATCAAAAGAAATGTTTAAAAAAGCCTATGAGGGTGGTTATGCAATTGGTGCATTCAATGTAAACAATATGGAGATTATACAAGGGATTACCGAAGCAGCTAAAGAAGTAAATGCTCCCCTTATCTTACAGGTATCTGCAGGAGCCAGAAAATATGCAAAACATATATACCTTATGAAACTTGTTGAAGCAGCGTTGGAAGATACAGGACTTCCTATTTGTCTCCACTTAGATCATGGTGAAGACTTTGAAATATGCAAGGCATGTATTGATGGAGGATTTACCTCGGTTATGATTGACGGTTCAAAGTATCCTCTAGGGGAAAATATAAGGTTGACAAAACAGGTGGTAGACTATGCCCACAGCAAGGGAGTTGTTGTCGAAGGTGAGCTGGGAAGGCTTTCAGGAATAGAAGATGCAATCAATGTATCTGAAGCGGATGCTGCTTTCACAAAACCTGAAGAAGTTGAGGAATTTGTTAAAGCAACAGGCGTTGATTCACTGGCAATTGCTATTGGAACCAGTCATGGTGCTTATAAATTCAAGGGTGAGCCCAGGTTGAGATTTGATATCCTGGAAGAAGTACAAAAAAGGCTTCCTGGTTTCCCTATAGTGCTTCATGGGGCATCATCAGTTATTCCGGAACTTATTGATGATATTAATAAATATGGCGGAAAAATGCCCGGAGCAAAAGGTGTTCCGGAAGAGATGTTAAGAAAAGCAGCTTCAATGGCTGTATGCAAGATAAATATTGACTCAGACCTCCGCCTTGCTATGACTGCTTCTATTAGAAAACATTTTGCAGAACACCCTGAAGACTTTGACCCCAGGAAATATTTAGGTCCTGCTAGAGCAGCTATAAAAGAATTGGTAAAACATAAACTTATTAATGTATTGGGTTGCGCCGGCAAGGCGTAA
- a CDS encoding ATP-binding protein, producing the protein MNYIKRDLEDIVLGLSKEYPAILITGPRQVGKTTMLRKLMEGTSRIYVSLDDLNNRNLAENDPAMFFQINKPPVLVDEVQYAPGLFRYIKILIDKNHNAGDFWLTGSQIFKLMKGVQESLAGRVAILSMSSLSQHEIYGEGSNEPFTIDLDSLLRRKNTRKPADTPEMFRRIFNGSMPAIISGKYTNTSIFYSSYLNTYLDRDIKEISGTIDSLKFFNFITATACRCSQMLNVAEIARDADINQVTAKRWLTILETLGVIFYLHPYSNNMLKRTIKSPKLYFFDTGLVTYLTKWSSPETLERGAMSGAILENYVVSEIVKSYYNSAKQPFIYYYRDKDTKEIDVILEIDGKLMPMEIKKTATPGRQLTEVFKLLEKASVERGQGAILCMKQELSAIDRDNLIVPIWMI; encoded by the coding sequence ATGAACTATATAAAACGTGATTTAGAAGATATAGTGCTGGGATTATCTAAGGAATATCCGGCTATACTCATAACAGGTCCGAGACAGGTTGGTAAAACTACAATGCTCCGGAAGTTAATGGAAGGAACCAGTCGTATATATGTAAGTTTGGATGATTTAAATAATAGAAATTTGGCAGAAAATGATCCGGCAATGTTTTTTCAGATTAATAAGCCCCCTGTATTGGTAGACGAAGTGCAGTATGCTCCGGGACTTTTCAGATATATTAAAATACTAATTGATAAAAACCACAATGCTGGTGATTTCTGGCTTACAGGCTCCCAAATTTTCAAACTAATGAAGGGAGTACAGGAATCTTTAGCAGGGAGGGTTGCTATACTTTCCATGTCATCCTTATCACAACATGAAATATATGGAGAAGGCAGCAATGAACCATTTACAATTGATTTGGATTCACTGCTAAGAAGAAAAAACACTAGAAAACCTGCGGATACTCCTGAAATGTTCAGAAGAATTTTTAATGGTTCCATGCCTGCTATAATTAGTGGAAAGTATACCAATACAAGCATATTTTATAGTAGCTATCTGAATACATATTTGGATCGGGATATAAAAGAAATATCGGGAACGATAGATTCTTTAAAATTTTTTAATTTCATTACGGCAACTGCTTGTAGATGCAGTCAGATGCTTAATGTGGCAGAAATTGCAAGAGATGCGGATATAAATCAGGTAACAGCCAAAAGGTGGTTAACCATATTGGAGACACTGGGAGTTATTTTTTATCTGCATCCATATTCAAACAATATGCTCAAACGAACTATTAAATCGCCAAAACTATATTTCTTTGATACAGGATTAGTTACCTATCTTACGAAATGGAGCAGTCCGGAAACATTGGAACGGGGTGCGATGAGCGGAGCAATATTAGAGAATTATGTTGTTTCCGAAATTGTAAAGAGTTATTATAACTCAGCTAAGCAACCGTTTATCTATTATTATCGGGATAAAGATACAAAAGAAATTGATGTAATACTTGAGATAGATGGTAAATTAATGCCTATGGAGATTAAGAAGACAGCAACCCCAGGAAGACAATTAACAGAAGTTTTTAAATTGCTTGAAAAAGCTTCCGTAGAAAGAGGACAAGGAGCAATTCTTTGCATGAAGCAGGAATTATCTGCTATTGATAGAGATAATCTGATTGTTCCAATATGGATGATATAG
- a CDS encoding PIG-L family deacetylase produces the protein MKKLKIMAIYAHPADPITDCGGTLALHAERGDEITVLTLTHGGRIHPNLFAEEWRKKNPDQSIINAKKSEVIMKKRKELEKAAEIIGIHNLISYDFEDNYIKIEEDIVNKTAEEIARTRPDIIIMDYPVNAAFPDPHTLASIMIFNAINRVNLFVKNLDGRPELHVKQIFLTKLPVNARDGISLNGLRNDLFIDISSIIGKKIEAMDQFISQGYSGDFARIFQCGF, from the coding sequence ATGAAGAAATTAAAAATTATGGCAATATATGCTCATCCTGCCGACCCGATTACCGATTGTGGCGGTACGCTTGCATTGCATGCCGAAAGAGGAGATGAAATAACCGTATTAACATTAACTCATGGAGGCAGAATTCATCCTAACCTGTTTGCTGAGGAATGGAGGAAGAAAAACCCGGACCAATCAATAATCAATGCAAAGAAAAGCGAAGTGATAATGAAGAAAAGGAAAGAACTTGAGAAAGCGGCTGAAATAATAGGTATTCATAATTTAATATCTTATGACTTTGAGGATAACTATATTAAAATTGAAGAAGATATTGTGAATAAAACTGCGGAGGAAATTGCCAGGACAAGGCCGGATATTATTATAATGGATTATCCTGTTAATGCGGCTTTCCCGGATCCTCACACCCTTGCAAGTATAATGATCTTCAACGCTATAAACAGGGTAAATTTATTTGTGAAAAATCTTGATGGCAGACCGGAGCTTCATGTAAAACAAATATTTTTAACCAAGTTGCCGGTAAATGCGAGAGATGGAATAAGTCTCAACGGATTAAGGAACGATTTATTTATTGATATAAGCAGTATTATAGGAAAAAAGATAGAAGCCATGGACCAGTTCATAAGCCAGGGATATAGCGGAGATTTTGCCCGCATATTTCAGTGTGGTTTTTAA